A stretch of Cucumis sativus cultivar 9930 chromosome 2, Cucumber_9930_V3, whole genome shotgun sequence DNA encodes these proteins:
- the LOC101202991 gene encoding glucuronoxylan 4-O-methyltransferase 3 yields the protein MSMRSTRPPLSINLKLILLLFLFLSFLLLVIRSGFQSSQNNPPPVTQTHVLTDEPECPSLPICTKTPPSVANALIHYATTNITPQQTLKEISVSARILETKSPCNFLVFGLGHDSLMWTALNHGGRTVFLEEDKAWIDQIQERLPNLEAYHVQYDTKVHQADELMKIGMGEECKIVGDPRFCKCELALKGFPSEIYEMEWDLIMVDAPTGYFNEAPGRMSAIYTAGLMARNRQEGETDVFVHDVDRVVEDNFSMAFLCKGYLTKQEGRIRHFSIPSHRTRPDTPFCP from the coding sequence ATGAGCATGAGGTCCACCAGACCCCCACTCTCCATTAACCTTAAGCTCATTCtccttctcttcctctttctttccttccttctctTAGTAATCAGGTCAGGTTTTCAATCTTCCCAGAATAATCCACCCCCTGTCACCCAAACCCATGTTTTGACCGATGAACCAGAATGCCCATCTCTTCCAATTTGCACAAAAACCCCTCCTTCTGTGGCCAATGCTCTCATTCATTACGCAACCACCAACATAACCCCTCAACAAACCCTCAAGGAGATCTCTGTGTCCGCCAGAATCCTGGAAACTAAGTCGCCCTGCAACTTCTTGGTGTTCGGATTGGGCCATGACAGCCTCATGTGGACGGCTCTCAACCACGGCGGCCGCACGGTTTTCCTTGAAGAAGATAAAGCATGGATCGACCAAATTCAGGAGCGGCTGCCCAACTTGGAGGCGTATCATGTGCAGTACGACACCAAGGTCCATCAGGCGGATGAGCTGATGAAGATAGGAATGGGAGAAGAATGCAAGATTGTGGGAGACCCCAGATTTTGCAAGTGTGAGCTTGCACTTAAAGGGTTTCCAAGCGAGATTTATGAGATGGAATGGGACTTGATAATGGTGGATGCTCCAACAGGTTACTTCAATGAGGCACCTGGAAGAATGAGCGCCATTTACACGGCTGGCCTTATGGCTAGGAATAGACAGGAGGGTGAGACTGATGTGTTCGTTCATGATGTGGACAGAGTGGTTGAGGACAATTTCTCCATGGCTTTTCTGTGTAAGGGATATCTCACGAAACAAGAGGGCAGGATTAGGCACTTCAGCATTCCAAGCCATAGGACACGCCCGGACACACCTTTTTGCCCCTAG
- the LOC101203225 gene encoding GDSL esterase/lipase At1g71691 has protein sequence MGNVKVNSVAVVMGMVLLFGVSLGQFEGGGNGPFTRGDGSGRRRPENEMVPAMFVFGDSLIDNGNNNNLPSFAKANYFPYGIDFNGGPTGRFSNGYTMVDEIAELLGLPLVPAFSQVSGPQSLHGVNYASAAAGILDVTGRNFVSRIPFNQQIRNFENTLDQISNNLGAVNVGQSIGRCIFFVGMGSNDYLNNYLMPNYPTRNQYNAQQYADLLVSQYMQQLTRLYNLGGRRFVIAGLGLMGCIPSILAQSPSGSCSEEVNQLVRPFNVNVKSMINQLNNNLPGARFSYIDIERMFQDLLVNSRFYGLSVLNRGCCGIGRNRGQITCLPFQTPCTNRDQYIFWDAFHPTEAVNILMARKAFNGDQSVISPFNIQQLATL, from the exons ATGGGTAATGTTAAGGTTAACAGTGTAGCGGTTGTTATGGGGATGGTGTTGTTGTTTGGTGTAAGTCTTGGGCAATTTGAAGGAGGTGGAAACGGTCCGTTCACACGTGGCGATGGCAGTGGCAGGAGAAGGCCGGAGAATGAGATGGTACCCGCCATGTTCGTATTTGGAGACTCTCTCATTGATAATGGAAATAACAACAATCTTCCTTCCTTCGCCAAGGCCAACTATTTCCCCTACGGCATTGATTTCAATGGTGGCCCAACTGGCCGCTTCTCCAATGGCTACACCATGGTCGATGAAATAG CGGAGCTGCTAGGACTCCCTTTAGTCCCAGCCTTCTCTCAAGTTTCTGGACCCCAATCTCTGCATGGAGTCAACTACGCATCCGCTGCTGCAGGCATTCTTGACGTTACGGGAAGAAACTTT GTGAGTCGCATACCTTTCAATCAACAAATCAGAAACTTTGAGAACACGCTGGATCAGATTAGTAACAATCTAGGTGCAGTTAATGTGGGACAATCCATCGGACGGTGCATATTCTTTGTGGGAATGGGGAGCAACGACTACCTCAACAACTATCTTATGCCCAATTACCCCACTCGAAATCAATATAATGCTCAGCAGTACGCGGATCTGTTGGTCAGCCAGTACATGCAGCAGCTCACT AGACTGTACAATCTGGGTGGGAGAAGATTTGTGATAGCAGGGTTGGGGCTGATGGGGTGCATTCCAAGCATCCTGGCACAGAGCCCATCAGGAAGCTGCTCAGAAGAAGTGAACCAACTTGTTCGACCTTTCAATGTGAATGTGAAGAGTATGATAAACCAGCTGAATAACAACCTTCCAGGAGCAAGATTTAGTTACATTGACATAGAACGCATGTTCCAGGACTTGCTTGTCAACTCTAGATTTTATGGGTTAAGTGTATTGAACAGAGGATGCTGTGGAATTGGGAGGAACAGAGGCCAAATCACATGCCTCCCATTCCAAACGCCCTGTACCAATCGAGATCAATATATCTTTTGGGATGCATTCCATCCCACTGAAGCAGTTAACATCCTCATGGCTAGGAAGGCTTTTAATGGCGACCAATCCGTTATTTCCCCTTTCAATATCCAGCAGCTAGCCACTCTTTGA